A genomic window from Treponema maltophilum ATCC 51939 includes:
- the mraZ gene encoding division/cell wall cluster transcriptional repressor MraZ, whose protein sequence is MELVTGEYRNTLDEKGRILFPARLRTVLTENVLMITQGLDGCLWLYTPAEWKNFSEKLMEQTSPFNKDSRLVLRRLIAPAQEVEFDKAGRLSIPQSLREHAGLVKECVIMGVNKYMELWDAERYEHYISETDTLFRQAAEGLNGIHL, encoded by the coding sequence ATGGAACTGGTAACGGGTGAGTACCGCAACACGCTCGATGAAAAAGGACGGATCCTTTTTCCGGCGAGGCTGCGTACCGTATTGACGGAAAATGTTCTCATGATAACGCAGGGGCTTGACGGCTGTTTGTGGCTGTACACTCCCGCCGAATGGAAGAATTTTTCCGAAAAACTTATGGAACAAACATCTCCTTTTAACAAAGATTCACGCCTTGTGTTGCGCCGTTTAATTGCGCCTGCACAGGAAGTCGAATTCGACAAAGCCGGGCGCTTGTCCATTCCGCAAAGTTTGCGCGAACACGCCGGTTTGGTTAAAGAATGCGTCATTATGGGCGTGAATAAATATATGGAATTATGGGATGCCGAGCGCTACGAGCACTACATCTCCGAAACCGATACCCTGTTCAGGCAGGCGGCCGAAGGCTTAAACGGCATTCATTTATAG
- a CDS encoding FtsW/RodA/SpoVE family cell cycle protein, translating to MNKYSVFPQKTVHDSSFDAALIASMVLLVGLGLVTLYITSADYAGRMFDNPLYFVKRQALGIAAGLLFLLIFAWIDMDMLRKALPFIVIGIFILCFFPFLPGIGIRRNGASRWIRVPVFSTFQPSEAAKLAVVLFLANLFAKKYDRLDDPDVSLYPAALGVFAFVIVVFLQDDFSTAVFLLITALCMFFIVGVKLHWFAVFILITAAVSVLFIFDEAYRANRVIAFLKPELDINGLNYQIRVSRRAISAGGFWGQGLGGIQRSNAIPEVQADFIFAGWAEAMGLIGVVLYFILLAFFACRAFSIAFKCPERFRSLCAFGCALIIVLQSLMNIAVVSGAVPATGIPLPFFSSGGSSILITLCLCGVLINVSRYKNSEEENGAVYE from the coding sequence ATGAATAAATATTCGGTGTTTCCGCAAAAAACCGTACACGATTCGTCCTTTGACGCGGCTCTTATCGCGTCGATGGTGCTGTTGGTCGGCTTGGGTTTGGTAACCTTGTACATTACGTCCGCCGACTATGCCGGCAGGATGTTCGATAATCCGCTGTATTTTGTAAAACGGCAGGCGCTCGGTATTGCCGCGGGACTGCTGTTCCTGTTGATTTTTGCGTGGATCGATATGGACATGTTGCGCAAAGCGCTGCCGTTCATCGTCATCGGAATCTTTATCCTGTGTTTTTTTCCGTTTTTGCCGGGCATAGGAATCAGGCGCAACGGTGCGAGCCGCTGGATACGCGTTCCCGTTTTTTCGACCTTTCAGCCGTCGGAAGCGGCAAAGCTTGCCGTCGTGCTGTTTTTGGCGAATCTGTTTGCAAAAAAATACGACCGCTTGGACGATCCGGATGTTTCGCTGTATCCCGCGGCGCTCGGCGTTTTTGCCTTTGTGATCGTTGTTTTTTTGCAGGACGATTTTTCGACGGCCGTGTTTTTGCTCATAACGGCGTTGTGTATGTTTTTTATTGTCGGCGTAAAACTGCATTGGTTTGCGGTTTTTATTTTGATTACCGCCGCGGTAAGCGTTTTGTTTATTTTCGACGAAGCGTACCGCGCAAACCGCGTTATCGCGTTTTTAAAGCCCGAACTCGATATAAACGGATTGAATTATCAAATACGGGTTTCGCGGCGCGCGATAAGTGCGGGCGGTTTTTGGGGGCAGGGGCTCGGCGGCATTCAGCGGAGCAACGCGATTCCCGAAGTTCAGGCGGACTTTATCTTTGCCGGCTGGGCCGAAGCGATGGGGCTTATCGGCGTGGTGCTGTATTTTATCCTGCTTGCGTTTTTTGCCTGCCGCGCTTTTTCAATCGCGTTTAAATGCCCGGAAAGATTCAGGAGTTTGTGCGCATTCGGCTGCGCGCTTATTATCGTGCTGCAGTCGCTTATGAATATCGCCGTTGTAAGCGGCGCAGTGCCTGCAACCGGAATTCCCCTGCCGTTTTTTTCGTCGGGCGGTTCTTCCATATTGATAACGCTTTGCCTGTGCGGCGTGCTTATAAACGTGTCCCGCTATAAAAATAGCGAAGAAGAAAACGGAGCTGTATATGAGTGA
- a CDS encoding cell division protein FtsL: MEKLKSIFKDIAFILTALCIPALLAVQSLQAHRYMGLENQLKSLEKKQTDLIENNKQLISDIGLLSSSTRIEQIAVEELGMHQASSDEIDRVEIKRAPKGK; encoded by the coding sequence ATGGAAAAATTAAAATCGATTTTTAAAGATATAGCTTTTATTCTTACGGCTTTGTGCATTCCGGCCCTGCTTGCCGTTCAAAGTTTGCAGGCTCACCGCTACATGGGCCTTGAAAATCAGCTTAAAAGCCTCGAAAAAAAACAAACCGATTTAATCGAAAACAATAAACAGCTTATAAGCGATATAGGCTTGCTTTCCAGTTCGACGCGGATCGAACAAATCGCCGTTGAAGAATTGGGTATGCATCAGGCTTCTTCGGATGAAATAGATCGCGTGGAAATTAAGCGCGCGCCAAAGGGAAAATAA
- a CDS encoding cell division protein FtsQ/DivIB, with protein sequence MSENYMYSDFTPYYPNENEQRPDVKAKTKSKITVLKVLVFLLGAVLVLEGLLYLVVIPATSQVRVTFIGLQNLRAEDLGKKLSLHCDSRWIGFDTAVAVAQLSSYGAIESVSVEKRFPDKVFVKIKERIPVAVTLAEVNGKTCPVQIDKNGVLFKSDGTVPPSSLPLISGLEADSFFDGMHLDSKYRSLLERVSLIQDSNPAYFSAVSEIKVLPKEYGNYELALYPLYSKVRVLTDRNLCESALQSMMLVLEMVKGLRPNVSEVDLRYGAVSYKLHS encoded by the coding sequence ATGAGTGAAAATTATATGTATTCCGATTTTACACCCTATTATCCGAACGAAAACGAACAGAGGCCGGATGTGAAGGCTAAGACAAAAAGCAAGATAACCGTCCTTAAAGTTTTGGTGTTTTTGCTCGGCGCCGTTCTCGTTTTGGAAGGACTTTTATACCTCGTCGTTATTCCGGCAACATCGCAGGTGCGCGTTACATTTATCGGCTTGCAAAACCTCCGCGCCGAAGACTTGGGCAAAAAGCTTTCGCTGCATTGCGACAGCCGCTGGATCGGTTTTGACACGGCCGTTGCCGTTGCCCAGCTTTCTTCTTACGGCGCGATCGAAAGCGTGTCGGTTGAAAAACGTTTTCCCGACAAAGTGTTCGTAAAAATAAAAGAACGCATTCCGGTCGCCGTTACCTTAGCCGAAGTAAACGGCAAGACATGCCCTGTTCAAATCGACAAAAACGGTGTATTATTCAAGTCGGACGGAACCGTTCCGCCTTCTTCTTTGCCTTTGATAAGCGGCTTGGAAGCGGATTCGTTTTTCGACGGTATGCATCTCGATTCCAAATACCGCTCGCTTTTGGAACGCGTTTCGCTCATTCAGGACAGCAATCCCGCATATTTTTCGGCGGTTTCCGAAATCAAAGTGCTGCCGAAAGAGTACGGGAATTACGAACTGGCTTTGTATCCTTTGTATTCGAAGGTGCGGGTTTTAACCGACCGCAACTTGTGCGAAAGCGCGCTGCAGTCGATGATGCTTGTGCTGGAAATGGTAAAAGGCTTAAGGCCGAATGTATCCGAAGTCGACTTGCGTTACGGTGCCGTATCGTATAAATTGCATTCCTGA
- a CDS encoding flagellar filament outer layer protein FlaA, translated as MKKLIVLLLIVCTAGFVFAQNQNKDLSAPDPTVLGADSANFALREVSIDLFEREGSWNVKMSPDYGIITGRFFEGGPDPEAKSPIETTGDEKLSDTHAYGVKVEFFRRGINSFFITPSQPLAVDGVAKTVSVWVAGRNQNHTLTLLVRDFFGNNFELYMGSLAFTGWKQMVVAVPPSPDGKRGIVQDSAYFSSRPGLSVVGFRVDCDPEVAFGTYYIYFDDLRAVSDMYSFENHDPYDMMDNW; from the coding sequence ATGAAAAAATTAATTGTACTCTTATTGATCGTTTGTACGGCGGGTTTTGTTTTTGCCCAAAATCAAAATAAAGATTTGTCGGCCCCCGATCCGACCGTATTGGGCGCCGATTCGGCAAACTTTGCGCTGCGCGAAGTTTCGATCGACTTATTCGAACGTGAAGGTTCTTGGAACGTAAAAATGTCGCCCGACTACGGCATTATCACGGGACGTTTTTTTGAAGGCGGTCCCGATCCGGAAGCGAAATCTCCGATCGAAACGACCGGCGATGAAAAACTTTCGGATACGCATGCCTACGGTGTAAAGGTGGAATTTTTCCGCCGCGGCATAAACTCCTTTTTTATAACTCCTTCTCAGCCCTTGGCTGTAGACGGCGTTGCAAAAACCGTTTCGGTGTGGGTTGCCGGCCGTAACCAAAATCATACCTTAACCTTGCTTGTGCGCGACTTTTTCGGCAACAACTTCGAGCTGTACATGGGTTCTCTTGCCTTTACCGGCTGGAAGCAAATGGTTGTCGCCGTGCCGCCTTCTCCCGACGGAAAGCGCGGTATTGTGCAGGACAGCGCTTATTTCAGCAGCCGTCCCGGACTTTCGGTTGTCGGCTTCCGCGTCGACTGCGATCCCGAAGTCGCTTTCGGAACATACTATATTTACTTCGACGATTTGCGCGCGGTCAGCGATATGTATTCGTTTGAAAACCACGATCCGTACGATATGATGGATAACTGGTAA
- a CDS encoding LysM peptidoglycan-binding domain-containing M23 family metallopeptidase produces MEKGDTLYSLSKKYGVSVDDLRSANAISGSDLYAGQKLIIPAKKNDKRVTYESYTVKAGDTLYSIAKRSEITVDELRRLNSLDSSAVLKIGQNLKVPAQSGATAQSGSAAQNAGSSSSGLALSVPDTSSSARDNLSLIGSDKDPRAYSKKNGDTSLVWPVKASEVVYVAGKISGVALTGAKNEHVTAIRSGTVMFSGIYRGFGQVVFVQSANGLIYVYTGLDTLAVTKGQKVNYGQQLGIIGSDPISGKSLINLMVFKNGSPMDPAKAPRG; encoded by the coding sequence GTGGAAAAAGGCGATACCTTATATTCGCTTTCGAAAAAATACGGCGTAAGCGTTGACGATCTGCGCAGCGCAAACGCTATAAGCGGCAGCGACTTATATGCCGGCCAAAAACTGATTATTCCGGCAAAAAAAAATGACAAACGCGTAACGTATGAAAGCTATACGGTAAAGGCGGGTGACACGCTGTACAGCATTGCAAAGCGCTCCGAAATAACGGTAGACGAACTGCGCCGCCTTAATTCGCTCGATTCGTCGGCCGTGCTGAAAATCGGGCAAAATTTAAAGGTTCCCGCGCAAAGCGGCGCGACGGCACAAAGCGGTTCGGCGGCGCAAAACGCCGGATCAAGTTCCTCGGGCCTTGCTCTTTCCGTTCCGGATACCTCGTCTTCGGCCCGCGACAATCTTTCGCTCATCGGCTCTGACAAGGATCCGCGCGCGTATTCCAAAAAGAACGGCGATACGAGTTTGGTATGGCCGGTAAAAGCAAGCGAAGTCGTTTACGTTGCGGGAAAAATTTCCGGCGTCGCGCTGACCGGTGCAAAAAATGAACATGTTACGGCCATCCGCTCGGGAACCGTTATGTTCAGCGGCATATACCGCGGCTTCGGGCAAGTTGTTTTTGTGCAGTCGGCGAACGGACTTATCTACGTATATACCGGACTCGATACTCTCGCGGTTACAAAGGGGCAAAAGGTCAATTACGGCCAGCAGCTCGGCATTATCGGAAGCGATCCCATATCGGGTAAAAGTCTTATAAACCTTATGGTCTTTAAAAACGGCAGCCCGATGGATCCCGCCAAAGCGCCGCGCGGATAA
- the rsmH gene encoding 16S rRNA (cytosine(1402)-N(4))-methyltransferase RsmH, which yields MGGGTYTYVHTPVLLEQTLSLLSPEGENYKNGGFMIDSTLGEGGHSYAFLQRFPDLRIMGLDVDEEIQKRARERLSVFGKRMSFYRGWFTDFYADYPASLPRPDIILFDLGISIFHYECSGRGFSFRSDEALDMRLSPAEGKTAADLVNNLRADELADLFYRFADERFSRRIAHAIEKSRRLSPFTSAKQLADCIYAAVPAPYRFGPIHPATKSFQALRIAVNKETERLENVLDKAFAVLNPGGKMGVITFHSLEDKTVKNYFKQCAKNCICPPEQAVCTCSGKARAALITRKPVSADEKEVAENPPSRSAKLRVLRKL from the coding sequence ATGGGTGGGGGAACATATACATACGTGCATACGCCGGTTTTGCTCGAGCAGACATTAAGCCTGCTTTCTCCGGAAGGAGAAAACTATAAAAACGGCGGCTTTATGATCGACTCGACGCTCGGCGAAGGCGGGCACTCTTATGCTTTTTTGCAGCGCTTTCCCGATTTGCGCATTATGGGTTTGGATGTCGATGAAGAAATCCAAAAGCGTGCGCGCGAAAGGCTTTCCGTTTTCGGAAAGCGGATGTCGTTTTACCGGGGGTGGTTTACGGATTTTTACGCCGACTATCCCGCTTCTTTGCCGCGTCCCGACATTATTTTGTTCGATTTGGGGATATCGATTTTCCATTATGAATGCTCGGGACGCGGCTTTTCGTTCCGCAGCGACGAAGCGCTCGATATGCGCCTTAGTCCCGCCGAAGGTAAAACCGCCGCCGATTTGGTAAACAATTTGAGAGCCGACGAACTTGCCGATTTGTTTTACCGTTTTGCCGACGAGCGCTTCAGCAGACGCATTGCGCACGCGATCGAAAAAAGCCGGCGTTTATCGCCGTTTACTTCGGCCAAACAGCTTGCCGACTGTATTTACGCGGCCGTTCCCGCTCCTTACCGCTTCGGTCCGATTCATCCTGCGACAAAAAGTTTTCAAGCTTTGCGTATAGCGGTCAATAAAGAAACGGAGCGTTTGGAAAACGTATTGGATAAAGCGTTTGCCGTTTTGAATCCCGGCGGAAAGATGGGAGTGATAACCTTTCATTCATTGGAAGATAAAACGGTAAAAAATTATTTTAAGCAGTGCGCGAAAAACTGCATCTGTCCTCCCGAACAGGCCGTGTGTACCTGTTCCGGAAAGGCGAGGGCCGCTTTGATTACGCGTAAGCCGGTAAGCGCCGATGAAAAAGAAGTTGCCGAAAATCCGCCGTCGCGCAGCGCAAAACTGCGGGTATTACGGAAACTGTAA
- a CDS encoding class II fructose-bisphosphate aldolase, with product MVSYKDLGLVNTKKMFAKAIKGGYAIPAYNFNNMEQLQAIIQACVETNSPVILQVSSGARKYANQTLLRYMAQGAVAYAKELGCKKPQIALHLDHGDSFELCKSCIQMGFSSVMIDGSALPYEENVKLTKKVCDYAHKQKDYITVEGELGVLAGVEDDVSAEESHYTKPEEVQDFVKRTGVDSLAISIGTSHGRQKFKPEQCTKNADGILIPPPLAFDVLSEIEKKLPGFPIVLHGSSSVPIEYVKQIEKYGGKLKDSVGIPEAQLRKAAKSAVCKINIDSDGRLAMTAAIRKVFAESPSEFDPRKYLGPARDELKKMYIHKNKEVLGSAGHLE from the coding sequence ATGGTCAGTTATAAGGACTTAGGTTTGGTGAATACGAAAAAAATGTTCGCCAAAGCCATCAAAGGCGGCTATGCGATCCCCGCGTACAACTTTAACAACATGGAACAACTTCAAGCGATTATTCAAGCGTGCGTGGAAACGAACTCGCCGGTTATTTTGCAGGTTTCTTCCGGCGCGCGCAAATACGCAAACCAAACGCTGTTGCGCTACATGGCGCAGGGAGCCGTTGCGTATGCAAAAGAATTGGGCTGCAAAAAACCGCAGATCGCGCTGCACTTGGATCACGGCGATTCGTTCGAGCTGTGCAAATCCTGCATTCAAATGGGATTTTCGTCCGTCATGATCGACGGCTCGGCACTGCCCTACGAAGAAAACGTAAAATTAACGAAAAAAGTATGCGACTACGCGCACAAGCAAAAAGACTATATTACGGTTGAAGGCGAACTGGGTGTCTTGGCCGGCGTTGAAGACGATGTTTCGGCCGAAGAAAGTCACTATACGAAGCCCGAAGAAGTACAGGATTTCGTAAAGAGAACCGGAGTGGATTCCTTGGCGATTTCCATCGGCACGAGTCACGGCCGCCAAAAATTCAAACCCGAACAGTGTACGAAAAATGCGGACGGAATTTTGATTCCTCCTCCCCTCGCCTTCGACGTACTGTCCGAAATAGAAAAAAAACTGCCCGGCTTCCCGATCGTCCTGCACGGCTCTTCGTCGGTTCCGATCGAATACGTTAAACAAATCGAAAAATACGGCGGAAAATTAAAAGATTCCGTCGGCATCCCCGAAGCGCAGCTGCGCAAAGCCGCAAAATCGGCCGTGTGCAAAATCAACATCGACTCCGACGGACGCCTCGCGATGACCGCAGCTATCCGCAAAGTTTTTGCCGAAAGTCCGAGCGAATTCGACCCGCGCAAATACTTGGGCCCCGCCCGCGACGAACTGAAAAAGATGTACATTCACAAAAACAAAGAAGTACTCGGCTCGGCCGGCCATTTGGAATAG
- a CDS encoding UDP-N-acetylmuramoyl-tripeptide--D-alanyl-D-alanine ligase: MCTQKNESLLSLDELLRATGGALFGADGGKGAGGKGACVFTSVSTDSRTAEKGALFAALKGTSCDGHSFIEKACENGASVVLAMNSSVQEFSPLYKALAKRGVSVVLTENTLHALQKAAAFYVAKFPALQKIGITGSSGKTTVKECVASILSQSYSVVMNRGNLNSETGLPLSVFNIRPHHQIGVFEMGMNRRGEIKELADVLVPQTALITNIGTAHIGILGSTDNIAEEKKRIFSNFTAECTGFVPEDDPYKEFLMRGVPGTMHTFGLGKKSPVTKVEDAGLKGSRLFYKNLQIDFPLCGIHNAKNAAAAIAVAEHFGIAPHKIKAGLESVKPLSGRMQILEGDITIVKDCYNANPDSMGAAIDFLNSVRHPARKVLVLGDMFELGESEREAHARLVNKALGSDAEFIVFAGKAFNKAFAEQKYAGSKKIMLIPDAESVETCAPSLRAELRPGDLVLIKASFGMALGRLVPFLTDGREGAA; encoded by the coding sequence ATGTGCACGCAAAAAAACGAAAGCCTTCTTTCTCTCGACGAACTTCTTCGCGCAACGGGCGGCGCTCTTTTCGGCGCGGACGGCGGTAAAGGAGCGGGCGGGAAGGGCGCATGCGTTTTTACGTCGGTGAGTACGGACAGCCGCACGGCGGAAAAAGGCGCTTTGTTCGCGGCGCTGAAAGGAACATCCTGCGACGGGCATTCGTTTATAGAAAAAGCGTGCGAAAACGGCGCGTCGGTCGTTTTGGCGATGAACTCGTCGGTACAGGAATTTTCGCCTTTGTATAAAGCGCTTGCAAAGCGGGGCGTGAGCGTCGTTTTAACCGAAAACACCTTGCACGCTTTGCAAAAAGCCGCCGCCTTTTACGTGGCCAAATTCCCCGCTTTGCAAAAAATCGGTATTACCGGTTCGAGCGGAAAAACGACGGTAAAAGAATGCGTCGCTTCGATTCTTTCTCAATCCTATTCGGTTGTTATGAATCGGGGAAATCTGAATTCGGAAACGGGGCTGCCTCTTTCGGTATTCAATATCCGGCCCCATCATCAAATCGGCGTATTCGAAATGGGTATGAACCGCAGGGGCGAAATAAAAGAACTTGCCGATGTTCTTGTTCCGCAAACTGCGCTTATTACGAACATCGGTACCGCCCATATCGGTATTCTCGGCAGCACCGATAACATAGCTGAAGAAAAAAAACGGATTTTTTCGAACTTTACGGCAGAATGTACCGGCTTTGTTCCCGAAGACGATCCGTATAAAGAATTTTTAATGCGCGGCGTTCCGGGCACCATGCATACCTTCGGTCTCGGAAAAAAATCACCGGTAACAAAGGTTGAAGATGCGGGCCTTAAAGGCAGCCGTCTTTTTTACAAAAATCTGCAGATCGATTTTCCGCTGTGCGGAATTCACAATGCAAAAAATGCCGCCGCCGCGATTGCGGTTGCCGAACATTTCGGCATTGCACCGCACAAGATAAAAGCCGGCTTGGAGAGCGTAAAGCCGCTTTCGGGCAGAATGCAGATTTTGGAAGGCGATATAACGATTGTAAAAGACTGCTATAACGCAAATCCCGATTCCATGGGCGCCGCAATCGATTTTTTGAACTCCGTCCGCCATCCGGCGCGCAAAGTGCTGGTACTCGGCGATATGTTCGAATTGGGGGAAAGCGAACGTGAGGCGCACGCGCGTTTGGTAAACAAAGCGCTCGGATCCGATGCGGAATTTATCGTGTTCGCGGGCAAAGCGTTTAACAAAGCCTTTGCCGAACAAAAGTACGCCGGCAGTAAAAAAATCATGCTCATTCCCGATGCCGAATCGGTTGAAACATGTGCGCCGTCCCTTCGTGCCGAATTGAGGCCGGGAGATCTTGTGCTTATTAAAGCGTCTTTCGGCATGGCTTTGGGACGCCTCGTACCCTTCCTTACGGACGGCAGGGAGGGAGCCGCATGA
- a CDS encoding flagellar filament outer layer protein FlaA encodes MKHYGLVCVSLMLALCVCLPLSAQPNAKSVETILIDNFDVPANQDFSWGVQASKSVYVNEEKNEVYPKMGYFAGIPNSLQVYREEGDPEAQVLGVQVKFQRKGNNWFEIYPQKKDESGEMKPYEVPFKGIVNQIDFWVWGANYLYYLDVLVRDANGRVHVLSAANLNFYGWKNVVVRIPSWIPQRSRLRSGPKTMNFVGFRIRTDPKEYVDDFMIYFDQLRYASNTLSNVYDGFKLQDTDFSKASGGTN; translated from the coding sequence ATGAAACATTACGGTTTGGTCTGCGTAAGTCTTATGCTCGCTCTCTGTGTCTGTCTGCCGCTGTCCGCCCAGCCAAATGCAAAAAGCGTTGAGACGATTTTGATCGATAACTTTGACGTACCCGCAAATCAGGATTTTTCCTGGGGAGTTCAGGCGAGTAAATCGGTATACGTCAATGAAGAAAAAAACGAAGTGTATCCGAAGATGGGCTATTTTGCCGGGATACCGAATTCGCTGCAAGTGTATCGTGAGGAAGGCGATCCCGAAGCCCAAGTGCTCGGCGTGCAAGTTAAATTCCAGCGCAAGGGAAACAACTGGTTTGAAATTTATCCGCAAAAAAAAGATGAAAGCGGAGAAATGAAGCCCTATGAAGTTCCTTTTAAAGGCATTGTAAATCAAATCGATTTTTGGGTATGGGGCGCAAATTATCTGTACTATCTCGACGTGCTCGTGCGCGACGCGAACGGCCGCGTTCATGTGCTTTCCGCAGCCAACTTGAATTTTTACGGCTGGAAAAATGTTGTCGTACGCATTCCGAGCTGGATTCCGCAGCGTTCCCGCCTGCGTTCGGGTCCCAAAACGATGAACTTCGTCGGCTTCCGTATCCGTACGGATCCGAAAGAATATGTCGACGATTTTATGATTTATTTCGATCAACTCAGGTATGCTTCAAATACGCTGTCCAATGTTTACGACGGATTTAAATTGCAGGATACCGATTTCAGTAAAGCAAGCGGGGGAACGAACTGA
- the creD gene encoding cell envelope integrity protein CreD — translation METKSIDFSGKWAWVKPLIIFALLLVLLIPITFIKSLIRDREFYKEDAEDSIMEPVGGEPTIEGLVLAVPYEKMTERKDEKGNIIRSLRTYYIIEVPETYSLSAQVNPYYLSRGIFTVPVFNADVGLNAEFPAFRFSQFNIPEKDIRWKDAVLILGIENKKSFTAQPALQLNGRELEIALSDPNDASPFGSAVYYTVNEAAVKSGFSLKGNLSIQGGKSLKIVPLAQDNVFDLRSAWPSPSFSGGWLPKERTLNKDGFSAVWNISGLSTVFPRTWKTEDTEVFTASSKTSSGAEEVVVGFITPVNNYSQAKRCITYALLFLAVPFLAIFLCELWSAVKIHPIQYFLIGIADILFYLLILSISEHLSFKLSYFIATIGVCAVVLFYAAAIFHRFKWGLLLSSVQAVSYFLLFGILQSEDYALLIGSIGIFCTVALLMFLTRKVDWYGKKV, via the coding sequence ATGGAAACAAAATCGATTGATTTTTCGGGAAAATGGGCATGGGTAAAACCGCTGATTATTTTTGCGCTTTTGCTCGTACTTTTAATCCCGATCACCTTTATTAAATCGCTTATACGCGACAGGGAATTTTACAAAGAGGACGCCGAAGATTCCATTATGGAACCGGTCGGCGGCGAACCGACGATTGAAGGCCTCGTGCTTGCCGTGCCGTACGAAAAAATGACGGAGCGCAAAGACGAAAAGGGCAATATAATCCGAAGCCTTCGCACGTATTACATTATTGAAGTGCCCGAAACCTATTCGCTTTCGGCTCAGGTAAATCCGTATTACCTGTCGCGCGGTATTTTTACCGTGCCCGTCTTTAACGCCGATGTCGGATTGAACGCCGAATTCCCCGCTTTTCGATTCAGTCAATTCAATATACCCGAAAAAGATATACGCTGGAAAGACGCCGTTCTCATACTCGGAATTGAAAACAAAAAAAGTTTTACCGCCCAGCCCGCGCTCCAATTAAACGGACGGGAGTTGGAAATTGCGCTTTCCGACCCGAACGACGCTTCTCCGTTCGGCAGCGCCGTATACTATACCGTAAACGAAGCGGCGGTAAAATCTGGTTTTTCGCTCAAGGGGAACCTTTCGATTCAAGGCGGCAAAAGCTTAAAAATCGTCCCGCTCGCGCAGGACAACGTGTTCGATTTGCGTTCGGCTTGGCCTTCGCCCAGTTTTAGCGGAGGCTGGCTGCCCAAGGAGCGGACGCTGAATAAGGACGGATTCAGCGCCGTATGGAATATTTCCGGTTTAAGCACGGTGTTCCCGCGTACGTGGAAAACCGAAGATACGGAAGTTTTTACCGCTTCTTCAAAGACAAGTTCCGGCGCCGAAGAAGTCGTTGTGGGTTTTATCACTCCGGTGAACAATTATTCGCAGGCAAAAAGATGCATAACCTATGCGTTGTTATTTTTAGCGGTGCCGTTTTTGGCTATCTTTTTGTGCGAACTGTGGAGCGCGGTTAAGATTCATCCTATTCAATACTTTCTTATAGGAATCGCCGATATTTTGTTTTATTTGCTGATTCTTTCCATATCCGAGCACCTTTCGTTTAAATTGAGTTATTTTATTGCGACAATCGGCGTATGCGCCGTTGTGCTGTTTTATGCGGCAGCGATTTTCCACCGCTTTAAGTGGGGTTTGCTGCTTTCGTCCGTACAGGCGGTTTCGTATTTTTTGCTGTTCGGTATTTTGCAGTCGGAAGATTACGCGCTGCTCATCGGAAGCATCGGCATCTTTTGCACGGTTGCGCTGCTTATGTTCCTTACGCGCAAGGTCGATTGGTACGGCAAGAAGGTTTAA